The following are encoded together in the Osmia lignaria lignaria isolate PbOS001 chromosome 13, iyOsmLign1, whole genome shotgun sequence genome:
- the l(3)80Fg gene encoding dnaJ homolog subfamily C member 16 l(3)80Fg isoform X1 — MLSINFLSTSESVSKRSNNINRKVNNIKLLMRFSFFIVLFIITTKLLSPASGSESLGNPYKILGVHKRATLQEIRKAYKNLVKEWHPDKTDHPGAENKFVEITKAYEILTDPERRKKFDNHGITEESISRQRRDNSHFNNVLDPLEELFAGNFKFHYQNRDISLFYKMSITYRSFENVIIPKTYRTPYMILFYSDWCFACLQVEPTWRRLIDELEPLGLGLATAHAEKESALARRLGIHSLPCLVVTIDGRSSVYKESLFSIQKIVDFLRNKFPYKLIPSINKNNVDNFLSGWIDNRIRALIFDKKESVRLRYLFIAFYYRDRVAFGFVQVKMFFLFLTYKLLKLFNFLITFISQMDKAETESIATKYKISMDLDTLLLFNENSEKPMASVSMKDISSDTMHNVISNNKFLALPRLSNQAMLDSVCPPEWLRPQKRLCAVLISQQNSPLHDLARHKFRQAALESSYSTERVRYTYVFKDTQPEFVSALSTGEGSPLEPLLHIVIIWRRDANHLKYEWLPTDWIEAAQDETQWNETRQNLEQTIQRLLRVSEALPYAAVVGELADEHAQGTVDKLIGKALLAVDYISDSLTKEQILPLVSVIATLMLIGAAGYGMSYLVKLEEASVQAERAQCKDNSKATPSQPQLRLHELRAEKYNGLVRLLKPGCRTIILLVDVQSRLKLLPAFHKAVWPYRKNKTLMFGHMSLERGLDWYKKLLSLTLPEQKELNINAKNCVGTVLSLNGHRKYFCMYHAKHPECIKGKGSKRIERMTKQLTRRTDDAEAGAFIGFDSSNESDLSEDESGNNVLYQDNLLDGLPMWLDRLFEGLTHRYYVNYWPEFTAK, encoded by the exons AGGTGTTCACAAACGTGCCACCTTACAAGAAATTAGGAAGGCATACAAAAATCTAGTCAAAGAATG GCATCCAGATAAAACTGACCACCCTGGTgcagaaaataaatttgtagAAATTACAAAAGCTTACGAG ATTTTAACTGAtccagaaagaagaaagaaatttgaTAACCATGGTATCACAGAAGAAAGTATCTCTAGGCAACGTAGAGATAACAGTCACTTCAACAATGTCCTTGATCCTTTGGAAGAACTGTTTGCTGGAAACTTCAAATTTCATTACCAAAATCGAGACATTTCACTTTTCTATAAGATGAGCATTACATATCG ATCGTTTGAAAATGTAATTATACCAAAAACTTATCGCACACCAtatatgatattattttattcggATTGGTGTTTTGCTTGTTTGCAAGTAGAACCGACATGGCGGCGATTAATCGATGAATTAGAACCATTGGGTCTTGGTTTAGCAACAGCCCATGCCGAAAAAGAATCTGCTTTGGCAAGGAGGCTTGGTATTCATTCATTACCATGTCTTGTTGTTACGATAGATGGTCGTAGTAGTGTTTACAAGGAATCACTCTTTAGCATTCAAAAAATTGTTG attttttacgAAACAAATTTCCATATAAATTAATACCTagcataaataaaaataatgtagacAATTTTCTCTCAGGATGGATAGATAATCGAATTCGAGCTTTAATATTTGATAAGAAAGAATCCGTAAGATTACGATATCTATTTATCGCATTTTATTATAGAGATCGTGTTGCATTTGGTTTTGTTCAGGTAAAaatgtttttcttatttttaacgtACAAActgttgaaattatttaattttttaattactttcatttCACAGATGGATAAAGCAGAAACAGAATCTATTGCaacgaaatataaaatttcaatggaTTTAGATactctattattatttaatgaaaattctgAGAAACCTATGGCATCTGTTAGCATGAAGGATATATCTAGCGATACAATGCACAATGTGATTTCAAATAACAAATTCCTTGCTCTGCCTAGACTTTCGAATCAAGCGATGTTAGATTCTGTTTGTCCACCTGAATGGTTAAGACCTCAGAAACGATTGTGTGCTGTGTTAATATCACAGCAGAATAGTCCTCTTCATGATTTAGCAAGACATAAATTTCGACAAGCAGCTTTAGAATCATCTTACAG CACTGAACGTGTTAGATACACGTACGTGTTTAAGGATACACAACCCGAATTTGTATCAGCATTGTCAACAGGAGAAGGCAGTCCCCTAGAACCTTTGTtacatattgttattatttgGAGAAGGGATGCAAATCATTTAAAATACGAATGGTTACCTACCGATTGGATCGAAGCTGCTCAAGATGAAACTCAATGGAATGAAACGCGCCAAAATTTAGAACAAACCATACAAAGATTGTTGCGTGTATCAGAGGCTTTGCCCTACGCTGCAGTTGTAGGAGAATTAGCGGATGAACATGCACAG GGTACTGTAGATAAACTTATAGGCAAAGCATTGTTAGCTGTAGATTATATTTCGGATAGCCTTACTAAAGAGCAGATATTGCCTTTAGTGTCGGTAATAGCTACTCTAATGTTAATTGGTGCTGCAGGATATGGAATGTCATATTTAGT GAAATTAGAGGAAGCAAGTGTTCAAGCTGAACGTGCTCAGTGTAAAGATAACAGTAAGGCAACACCGTCTCAACCACAATTACGATTACATGAATTACGAGCAGAAAAATATAATGGTTTAGTTCGATTATTAAAACCAGGCTGTAGAactattatattattagttGATGTTCAAAGTAGGCTAAAACTATTACCAGCTTTTCATAAAGCTGTGTGGCCTTATAG aaaaaataaaaCCCTTATGTTTGGACATATGTCTCTTGAGAGAGGATTAGATTGGTATAAAAAACTGTTATCCCTCACTTTGCCAGAACAGAAGGAACTAAATATTAATGCAAAAAATTGTGTGGGAACTGTGTTATCTTTGAATGGGCAccgtaaatatttttgtatgtaCCATGCTAAACACCCAGAATGTATTAAAGGCAAGGGTTCGAAG AGGATAGAACGAATGACGAAACAGTTAACTCGAAGAACGGACGATGCAGAAGCTGGCGCATTTATTGGCTTCGACAGTTCTAATGAATCTGACCTCTCCGAAGATGAG AGCGGAAATAACGTTTTATATCAGGACAACCTTTTGGATGGTTTACCTATGTGGTTGGATAGATTATTTGAAGGGTTAACACATCGTTATTATGTAAACTATTGGCCCGAGTTCACTGCCAAGTAA
- the l(3)80Fg gene encoding dnaJ homolog subfamily C member 16 l(3)80Fg isoform X2 has product MLSINFLSTSESVSKRSNNINRKVNNIKLLMRFSFFIVLFIITTKLLSPASGSESLGNPYKILGVHKRATLQEIRKAYKNLVKEWHPDKTDHPGAENKFVEITKAYEILTDPERRKKFDNHGITEESISRQRRDNSHFNNVLDPLEELFAGNFKFHYQNRDISLFYKMSITYRSFENVIIPKTYRTPYMILFYSDWCFACLQVEPTWRRLIDELEPLGLGLATAHAEKESALARRLGIHSLPCLVVTIDGRSSVYKESLFSIQKIVDFLRNKFPYKLIPSINKNNVDNFLSGWIDNRIRALIFDKKESVRLRYLFIAFYYRDRVAFGFVQMDKAETESIATKYKISMDLDTLLLFNENSEKPMASVSMKDISSDTMHNVISNNKFLALPRLSNQAMLDSVCPPEWLRPQKRLCAVLISQQNSPLHDLARHKFRQAALESSYSTERVRYTYVFKDTQPEFVSALSTGEGSPLEPLLHIVIIWRRDANHLKYEWLPTDWIEAAQDETQWNETRQNLEQTIQRLLRVSEALPYAAVVGELADEHAQGTVDKLIGKALLAVDYISDSLTKEQILPLVSVIATLMLIGAAGYGMSYLVKLEEASVQAERAQCKDNSKATPSQPQLRLHELRAEKYNGLVRLLKPGCRTIILLVDVQSRLKLLPAFHKAVWPYRKNKTLMFGHMSLERGLDWYKKLLSLTLPEQKELNINAKNCVGTVLSLNGHRKYFCMYHAKHPECIKGKGSKRIERMTKQLTRRTDDAEAGAFIGFDSSNESDLSEDESGNNVLYQDNLLDGLPMWLDRLFEGLTHRYYVNYWPEFTAK; this is encoded by the exons AGGTGTTCACAAACGTGCCACCTTACAAGAAATTAGGAAGGCATACAAAAATCTAGTCAAAGAATG GCATCCAGATAAAACTGACCACCCTGGTgcagaaaataaatttgtagAAATTACAAAAGCTTACGAG ATTTTAACTGAtccagaaagaagaaagaaatttgaTAACCATGGTATCACAGAAGAAAGTATCTCTAGGCAACGTAGAGATAACAGTCACTTCAACAATGTCCTTGATCCTTTGGAAGAACTGTTTGCTGGAAACTTCAAATTTCATTACCAAAATCGAGACATTTCACTTTTCTATAAGATGAGCATTACATATCG ATCGTTTGAAAATGTAATTATACCAAAAACTTATCGCACACCAtatatgatattattttattcggATTGGTGTTTTGCTTGTTTGCAAGTAGAACCGACATGGCGGCGATTAATCGATGAATTAGAACCATTGGGTCTTGGTTTAGCAACAGCCCATGCCGAAAAAGAATCTGCTTTGGCAAGGAGGCTTGGTATTCATTCATTACCATGTCTTGTTGTTACGATAGATGGTCGTAGTAGTGTTTACAAGGAATCACTCTTTAGCATTCAAAAAATTGTTG attttttacgAAACAAATTTCCATATAAATTAATACCTagcataaataaaaataatgtagacAATTTTCTCTCAGGATGGATAGATAATCGAATTCGAGCTTTAATATTTGATAAGAAAGAATCCGTAAGATTACGATATCTATTTATCGCATTTTATTATAGAGATCGTGTTGCATTTGGTTTTGTTCAG ATGGATAAAGCAGAAACAGAATCTATTGCaacgaaatataaaatttcaatggaTTTAGATactctattattatttaatgaaaattctgAGAAACCTATGGCATCTGTTAGCATGAAGGATATATCTAGCGATACAATGCACAATGTGATTTCAAATAACAAATTCCTTGCTCTGCCTAGACTTTCGAATCAAGCGATGTTAGATTCTGTTTGTCCACCTGAATGGTTAAGACCTCAGAAACGATTGTGTGCTGTGTTAATATCACAGCAGAATAGTCCTCTTCATGATTTAGCAAGACATAAATTTCGACAAGCAGCTTTAGAATCATCTTACAG CACTGAACGTGTTAGATACACGTACGTGTTTAAGGATACACAACCCGAATTTGTATCAGCATTGTCAACAGGAGAAGGCAGTCCCCTAGAACCTTTGTtacatattgttattatttgGAGAAGGGATGCAAATCATTTAAAATACGAATGGTTACCTACCGATTGGATCGAAGCTGCTCAAGATGAAACTCAATGGAATGAAACGCGCCAAAATTTAGAACAAACCATACAAAGATTGTTGCGTGTATCAGAGGCTTTGCCCTACGCTGCAGTTGTAGGAGAATTAGCGGATGAACATGCACAG GGTACTGTAGATAAACTTATAGGCAAAGCATTGTTAGCTGTAGATTATATTTCGGATAGCCTTACTAAAGAGCAGATATTGCCTTTAGTGTCGGTAATAGCTACTCTAATGTTAATTGGTGCTGCAGGATATGGAATGTCATATTTAGT GAAATTAGAGGAAGCAAGTGTTCAAGCTGAACGTGCTCAGTGTAAAGATAACAGTAAGGCAACACCGTCTCAACCACAATTACGATTACATGAATTACGAGCAGAAAAATATAATGGTTTAGTTCGATTATTAAAACCAGGCTGTAGAactattatattattagttGATGTTCAAAGTAGGCTAAAACTATTACCAGCTTTTCATAAAGCTGTGTGGCCTTATAG aaaaaataaaaCCCTTATGTTTGGACATATGTCTCTTGAGAGAGGATTAGATTGGTATAAAAAACTGTTATCCCTCACTTTGCCAGAACAGAAGGAACTAAATATTAATGCAAAAAATTGTGTGGGAACTGTGTTATCTTTGAATGGGCAccgtaaatatttttgtatgtaCCATGCTAAACACCCAGAATGTATTAAAGGCAAGGGTTCGAAG AGGATAGAACGAATGACGAAACAGTTAACTCGAAGAACGGACGATGCAGAAGCTGGCGCATTTATTGGCTTCGACAGTTCTAATGAATCTGACCTCTCCGAAGATGAG AGCGGAAATAACGTTTTATATCAGGACAACCTTTTGGATGGTTTACCTATGTGGTTGGATAGATTATTTGAAGGGTTAACACATCGTTATTATGTAAACTATTGGCCCGAGTTCACTGCCAAGTAA
- the LOC117602269 gene encoding sorting nexin-25 isoform X2 translates to MNENNNKNYNNRTVTLYRNFFWEQEISYEKGYMVKTSNNKRHMRYPLVFTRMVDGALQNLLDLVFQDFVGLWLSELAFNSDQIIDNMKQDMWGAIQSLHERLSKVDHTKLVACNIVNKITFHFEKIRIAQTASSEGEDPVFILSAHLMSSTSELDYLRKVSELYILFLLPHCYSLAPIKYLLREILACKILKPAIDLITDPDYINQKILMYIDQQQLAEAMHRKTYEYAESFEDFIRMIKSSKDLEVLKHIRYNIVTEIMQATTIQNVKRAQGLDLDNNAFGKSDVIQARKLKRYISQLTYAKNMCECHMQSLGWNGYPVQASDVTDSAVITEEKILPLQYILDNVIGRRYLSQFLEQVASQDLIGYWAAVQELRNADKSNWHQLGTEIFYTYITSPTAEIKVDRVIRKKMESFLLGDIGPHVFYEVQDNVVKTLEEKYYPSFVVSEQYKNMQEALLNERTDDLTEDHRIVNGSLSENISLLVGEHSNYARSKLDQLQEKLNNKMQALQALKSSLKPECKVLNFLAKEVEWLQSEKRQLEAHLTHTEMWAEHLGHWRAEVQSAEMPDNGESPHFVLVVHMAEDEDNTEGICSGWVVLRKLQDFQVLHRKLRQLCSNVKTLELPSQPLKFFGKSDKNTLDKAKIQIQKYLNFILEDEKLNQSEALYTFLSPSSEHLKYAPPSPKKSRFSLSTLFKTSSNELRDKEDEEDYSLLLDDTDSGRTVTDGFMNVNKDAIAEPLYALLGEIFDLRGVFRWLRRSLITFVQITYGRTINRQIRDTIAWVFSEPMLHYYIQLFTKSWWPNGHLVSETVIRTDEEKLKTRGEARRQFLNNIPEVLTNLVGAQSAQRGAIKIFDSLQNTNLNKQLFYDIFEVVTYEVFPEIQRNH, encoded by the exons AGCGAATTGGCTTTCAactctgatcaaataatagatAACATGAAACAAGACATGTGGGGAGCAATTCAAAGTCTCCACGAACGTTTATCAAAAGTGGATCACACAAAACTGGTTGCTTGTAATATAGTGAATAAAATcacttttcattttgaaaaaattagaattgcTCAAACTGCTTC GTCAGAAGGTGAAGATCCAGTATTTATTTTATCAGCGCATTTAATGTCATCTACATCTGAGTTAGATTATTTAAGAAAAGTTAGcgaattgtatattttatttttgttacccCACTGTTATTCGCTCGCGCCGATCAAGTATTTATTGAGAGAAATTCTTGCATGTAAAA tatTGAAACCAGCAATAGACTTAATAACAGATCCTGATTATATTAATCAAAAGATCTTAATGTATATTGATCAGCAACAATTAGCGGAAGCAATGCATAGGAAAACGTATGAATACGCAGAATCGTTTGAAGATTTTATCCGTATGATCAAAAGTTCCAAAGATTTAGAAGTACTTAAACATATCAGATACAATATCGTTACGGAGATTATGCAAGCTACAACAatacaaaatgttaaaagagcgCAAGGTTTAGATCTAGACAATAATGCATTCGGAAAATCTGATGTGATTCAAGCTCGAAAATTGAAGAGGTACATCAGCCAACTAACATACGCTAAAAATATGTGTGAATGTCATATGCAATCGTTAGGATGGAATGGATATCCTGTTCAG GCCAGCGACGTTACTGACTCAGCGGTGATTACAGAAGAAAAGATTTTACCACTACAGTATATTTTAGATAATGTAATAGGTCGACGATACCTATCACAATTTCTTGAACAAGTTGCTAGTCAAGATTTAATTGGATATTGGGCAGCTGTACAGGAGCTGCGCAATGCGGATAAATCCAATTGGCATCAATTAGGAACAGAAATCTTTTATACTTATATTACCTCGCCTACTGCTGAAATAAAGGTTGATAGAGTTATTCGCAAGAAGATGGAAAGTTTTCTGTTAGGTGACATAGGACCTCATGTGTTTTATGAAGTTCAAGATAACGTTGTCAAAACTTTGGAGGAAAAATATTATCCGTCTTTTGTCGTTAGTGAACAGTATAAAAATATGCAAGAAGCATTACTCAATGAAAGAACAGATG ATTTAACAGAAGATCATCGTATAGTAAATGGATCtttatcagaaaatatatctTTGCTCGTTGGAGAACATTCAAACTATGCTCGCAGTAAGTTGGATCAGctacaagaaaaattaaataacaaaatgcaAGCTTTGCAAGCGCTCAAGTCTTCGTTGAAACCTGAATGTAAGGTTTTAAATTTCTTGGCTAAGGAAGTTGAATGGTTGCAAAGTGAAAAAAGACAACTAGAGGCACATTTAACGCACACTGAAATGTGGGCAGAACATTTGGGTCATTGGAGAGCAGAAGTACAAAGCGCAgaa atGCCAGATAACGGAGAATCCCCGCACTTTGTCTTGGTTGTTCATATGGCAGAAGATGAGGATAATACGGAAGGCATATGTAGCGGTTGGGTAGTGTTACGAAAATTACAAGATTTTCAAGTTCTTCACAGAAAGCTTCGTCAACTTTGCTCCAATGTAAAAACCTTAGAATTGCCATCGCAACCATTAAAATTCTTTGGAAAATCCGATAAAAATACTTTGGACAAAGCCaagatacagatacagaaatatttaaat tttattttagaGGATGAAAAACTGAATCAAAGCGAGGCTTTATATACATTTCTTAGTCCGAGTTCTGAACATCTGAAATATGCTCCGCCTTCTCCTAAAAAATCTCGTTTTTCATTATCGACATTATTCAAAAC aTCTAGCAATGAACTTCGTGacaaagaagacgaagaagattaTTCATTATTGTTAGACGATACTGACAGTGGTCGAACAGTAACGGATGGATTTATGAATGTTAATAAAGATGCGATAGCAGAACCTCTTTATGCACTTTTGGGTGAAATTTTTGATTTACGAGGAGTGTTCCGCTGGCTTCGACGTTCTTTAATCACATTCGTTCAGATTACTTATGGGCGAACCATTAATAG ACAAATCAGAGATACGATTGCATGGGTATTCTCAGAGCCAATGTTACATTATTACATACAGTTATTTACAAAATCTTGGTGGCCAAATGGTCATCTAGTGTCAGAGACAGTTATTCGTACAGACGAGGAGAAATTAAAAACCCGAGGCGAAGCTCGACGACAATTTCTCAATAACATACCTGAGGTTTTAACAAATTTGGTGGGAGCGCAAAGTGCTCAACGCGGTGCAATCAAAATCTTTGATTCTTTACAAAATACTAATTtaaacaaacaattattttat GATATCTTTGAAGTTGTGACGTATGAAGTATTTCCAGAAATACAGCGGAACCATTAA